A part of Paenarthrobacter sp. A20 genomic DNA contains:
- the glyA gene encoding serine hydroxymethyltransferase, translated as MTTTTTSASVSNQSLADLDPEIAAVLNQELGRQRGTLEMIASENFAPRAVMEAQGSVLTNKYAEGYPGRRYYGGCEYVDVAEQLAIDRVKELFGAEYANVQPHSGAQANAAALSAMITPGDKILGLSLAHGGHLTHGMKLNFSGKLYNVAAYQVEEDNFRIDMDKLREQAIAEKPQVIIAGWSAYPRHLDFAAFRSIADEVGALLWTDMAHFAGLVAAGLHPSPVPYSDVVTSTVHKTLAGPRSGVILGKQEWAKKLNSSVFPGQQGGPLMHVIAAKAVAFKIAAGEEFKERQERVLEGAKIIADRLNQSDVAEAGVSVLTGGTDVHLVLVDLRNSQLDGQQAEDLLHSAGITVNRNSVPFDPRPPMVTSGLRIGTPALATRGFGATEFTEVAEIIATALKAGSAADVESLQARVDKLAADFPLYPQHEQW; from the coding sequence GTGACTACCACAACCACTTCCGCGTCTGTCAGCAACCAGTCGCTCGCCGATCTCGATCCCGAGATCGCAGCAGTCCTCAACCAGGAACTTGGCCGCCAGCGCGGCACCCTGGAAATGATTGCGTCCGAAAACTTTGCGCCCCGCGCGGTGATGGAAGCCCAGGGCTCCGTCCTGACCAACAAGTACGCCGAGGGCTACCCGGGCCGCCGCTACTACGGCGGTTGTGAATACGTCGACGTCGCTGAGCAGCTCGCCATCGACCGCGTCAAGGAACTGTTCGGCGCGGAGTACGCCAACGTCCAGCCGCACTCCGGCGCCCAGGCAAACGCTGCAGCACTGTCCGCCATGATCACCCCGGGCGATAAGATTCTTGGTCTTTCCCTGGCACACGGCGGTCACTTGACCCACGGCATGAAGCTCAACTTCTCCGGCAAGCTCTACAACGTAGCTGCCTACCAGGTTGAAGAAGACAACTTCCGCATTGACATGGACAAGCTCCGCGAGCAGGCCATCGCTGAGAAGCCCCAGGTCATCATCGCCGGCTGGTCCGCGTACCCCCGCCACCTCGACTTTGCTGCCTTCCGCTCCATCGCGGACGAAGTTGGCGCACTCCTGTGGACGGACATGGCGCACTTCGCCGGTCTGGTTGCAGCCGGTCTGCACCCGAGCCCGGTCCCGTACTCCGACGTCGTCACCTCCACGGTGCACAAGACCCTCGCAGGTCCGCGTTCCGGTGTGATCCTTGGCAAGCAGGAGTGGGCCAAGAAGCTCAACTCCAGCGTCTTCCCGGGCCAGCAGGGCGGGCCGCTCATGCACGTGATCGCGGCCAAGGCTGTCGCGTTCAAGATCGCCGCTGGCGAGGAGTTCAAGGAACGCCAGGAGCGCGTCCTCGAAGGTGCCAAGATTATCGCAGACCGCCTGAACCAGTCCGATGTTGCCGAGGCCGGAGTTTCGGTCCTGACCGGCGGCACCGACGTTCACTTGGTCCTGGTTGACCTCCGCAACTCGCAGCTGGATGGTCAGCAGGCCGAAGACCTCCTGCACTCGGCGGGCATCACTGTGAACCGCAACTCTGTTCCGTTCGATCCCCGCCCGCCGATGGTCACCTCCGGCCTCCGCATCGGTACGCCTGCCCTGGCTACCCGCGGGTTCGGTGCCACCGAGTTCACCGAGGTTGCCGAGATCATCGCCACCGCGCTCAAGGCAGGCTCCGCCGCCGACGTCGAAAGCCTCCAGGCCCGCGTCGACAAACTGGCCGCTGACTTCCCGCTGTACCCGCAGCACGAGCAGTGGTAA
- a CDS encoding amino acid permease, which yields MVSEAGSSEGGTPLVRSFGVLQLTMISVGATLGTGILVILGESVPLAGPAIWISFVIAGLAALLSAVSYAEMAGLVPVAGSSYSYSYATMGEGMAWICGWCLVLEYAVSVAAVAVGAGQYVNETLAAFGQFLPDAVSQPPGDGGIVNLPAMVIVVLAMILLVRGARESAWINTAIVIIKVGILIFFCAVAFTAFTAGNFEPLLPMGAAGVSAAASSVFFSYIGFDAASTAGEEAKNPKRDLPRAIMLSMVIVTSIYVLVAVAAIGARPWDWFDGTEAALVQILHEITGQPWIALVFSIGAVLAIASIVLTVLYGQTRIMLSMSRDGMVPKVFGRVSRRTGTPVAGTLIIGTAVALTAGLVPLGALADATSIGTLFAFALVNVAVIYLRRNRPDLERSFRVPLYPITPILGTLMCAYLMLNLGADTWITFGVWMLVGIAIYFGYGRRNSKVAALSEQDYRELTTRAVSPEPVKAENS from the coding sequence ATGGTCAGCGAGGCTGGAAGCAGCGAAGGCGGTACGCCGCTGGTCCGCAGCTTCGGCGTCCTCCAGCTGACCATGATCAGCGTTGGCGCCACCCTCGGTACCGGCATCCTGGTCATCCTTGGCGAGTCCGTGCCGCTGGCAGGGCCAGCTATTTGGATCTCCTTCGTCATCGCCGGCCTCGCTGCGCTGCTCTCCGCCGTGTCGTACGCCGAGATGGCCGGCCTGGTCCCGGTGGCAGGATCCAGTTACTCCTACTCCTACGCCACCATGGGCGAGGGCATGGCCTGGATCTGTGGTTGGTGCCTGGTGCTGGAGTACGCAGTCTCCGTGGCGGCTGTTGCCGTGGGCGCGGGGCAGTACGTCAACGAAACCTTGGCCGCCTTCGGACAGTTCCTGCCCGACGCAGTGAGCCAACCGCCCGGCGACGGCGGCATAGTCAACCTCCCCGCGATGGTCATCGTGGTGCTGGCCATGATCCTGCTGGTGCGCGGTGCACGGGAGAGCGCATGGATCAACACGGCCATTGTCATCATCAAGGTGGGCATTCTGATCTTCTTCTGCGCCGTGGCCTTCACCGCCTTCACCGCAGGTAACTTCGAGCCACTCCTGCCCATGGGCGCCGCCGGTGTTTCAGCTGCCGCGTCCAGCGTCTTCTTCTCCTACATCGGCTTCGATGCCGCCTCCACGGCCGGCGAAGAAGCCAAGAACCCCAAGCGCGACCTGCCCCGGGCCATCATGCTCTCCATGGTGATCGTCACCAGCATCTACGTCCTGGTTGCCGTCGCAGCCATCGGTGCTCGCCCCTGGGACTGGTTCGACGGTACGGAAGCTGCCCTGGTGCAGATCCTGCACGAGATTACCGGCCAGCCGTGGATCGCGTTGGTCTTCTCCATCGGCGCTGTGCTTGCGATCGCCAGCATTGTGCTGACGGTTCTCTACGGCCAGACCCGCATCATGCTCTCCATGTCCCGCGACGGCATGGTGCCCAAAGTCTTCGGCCGCGTTTCCCGCCGTACCGGCACTCCGGTGGCTGGAACGCTGATCATCGGGACCGCCGTCGCCCTCACCGCAGGCTTGGTCCCGCTTGGTGCGCTGGCGGATGCCACCAGCATCGGCACGCTCTTCGCCTTCGCCCTGGTCAACGTGGCAGTCATCTACCTGAGGCGCAACCGGCCCGACCTTGAACGCAGCTTCCGGGTCCCGTTGTACCCGATCACGCCGATACTTGGCACACTCATGTGCGCCTACCTGATGCTCAACCTCGGCGCCGATACCTGGATCACCTTCGGCGTGTGGATGCTGGTGGGCATCGCCATCTACTTCGGCTACGGACGCCGGAACTCAAAGGTAGCCGCGCTCAGCGAGCAGGACTACCGTGAACTAACCACCAGGGCCGTGAGCCCGGAACCTGTGAAAGCAGAAAACTCATGA
- the alr gene encoding alanine racemase: MRRNAHYQAAAPAALSGQVTVDLSAISDNVIALKKRTEAPYFMAVVKGNAYGHGLVEVAQTAVDAGADWLGTAQLTEAITLRQAGITVPILSWLYLASQTSATILEALENDVDVSLGSVGQLEVLEGIAGRLGRPAVVHLELDSGLSRGGARKEDWAELVARARQAELDGTLRVRGLWTHLAWADVPAHPGNATAVAEFEDAVREAHEAGLSPELRHVSSSANILDRPEFHFDMVRAGLAIYGLAPADHLDPADFGLRPALSVTAPLVMVKKVPAGTGVSYEHQAITYEPRFLGLIPLGYADGIPKGISGRSVVNVGGRSVPVIGKVCMDQFMVDLGPDAAGIDVGDTAVLFGDPSTGAASADDWGAAIGSHGDEIINRIAPRLPRAYATTAYRCPDYQEPAAAGQGNVA; this comes from the coding sequence ATGAGACGTAATGCACACTATCAAGCGGCTGCCCCGGCAGCCCTTTCCGGACAGGTCACCGTGGACCTGTCCGCGATTTCAGACAATGTCATAGCCCTTAAGAAGCGCACCGAAGCCCCGTATTTCATGGCCGTGGTGAAGGGAAACGCGTACGGCCACGGACTGGTGGAAGTGGCGCAAACCGCTGTGGATGCAGGGGCTGACTGGCTGGGAACCGCCCAGCTCACCGAAGCCATCACGCTGCGGCAGGCCGGGATCACAGTGCCCATCCTTTCGTGGCTGTATCTGGCATCCCAGACAAGCGCCACCATTCTGGAAGCACTCGAAAACGACGTCGACGTGTCCCTCGGGAGCGTAGGTCAACTGGAGGTGCTGGAAGGTATCGCAGGACGCCTAGGCCGTCCCGCCGTCGTGCATCTGGAACTGGACAGCGGCCTGAGCCGCGGCGGCGCGCGCAAAGAAGATTGGGCCGAACTCGTAGCCCGGGCGCGCCAAGCCGAACTGGACGGAACCCTTCGCGTTCGAGGCCTCTGGACCCACCTGGCCTGGGCCGACGTCCCCGCACATCCAGGAAACGCCACCGCCGTGGCCGAGTTCGAGGACGCCGTCCGTGAGGCACACGAAGCGGGGCTTAGCCCCGAACTCCGGCACGTTTCCAGCTCGGCGAACATCCTGGACCGGCCGGAATTCCACTTCGACATGGTCCGCGCAGGGCTCGCCATTTATGGCCTCGCTCCCGCTGATCACCTGGACCCTGCGGACTTCGGACTGCGCCCCGCGCTCAGCGTGACGGCGCCGCTGGTCATGGTCAAGAAAGTTCCGGCCGGCACCGGCGTGAGCTACGAACACCAGGCCATCACCTACGAACCTCGGTTCCTCGGCCTCATCCCGCTCGGCTATGCGGACGGCATCCCCAAGGGCATCAGCGGCCGCTCCGTGGTGAACGTTGGAGGACGCAGCGTGCCCGTGATCGGCAAGGTGTGCATGGATCAGTTCATGGTGGATCTGGGACCGGATGCTGCAGGAATCGACGTCGGCGATACCGCCGTGTTGTTCGGCGACCCGTCTACAGGGGCGGCGAGCGCGGATGACTGGGGTGCCGCAATAGGCAGTCACGGGGACGAGATCATCAACAGGATCGCGCCCCGACTCCCCCGGGCGTACGCAACTACTGCTTACCGGTGCCCCGACTACCAGGAGCCGGCCGCCGCCGGGCAGGGCAATGTCGCCTGA
- a CDS encoding bifunctional methylenetetrahydrofolate dehydrogenase/methenyltetrahydrofolate cyclohydrolase, with protein MTQSTAQILDGKATAAAIKAELTTRVSVLAAKGIVPGLGTILVGSDPGSTWYVGGKHKDCAEVGIQSIRRDLPEDISQEDLLEVVRELNDNPECTGYIVQLPLPKHIDQDVILEAMDPDKDADGLHPMNLGRLVANVNGEMKSPLPCTPKGCVELLRRHNIELKGKRVLVVGRGVTIGRPIGLLLTRKEVNATVILAHTGTVDLPAELKQADVVIAAAGVPHMIKAEDLKPGAIVLDVGVSRVDDGNGKAVVTGDVDPAAADVAAWLSPNPGGVGPMTRAMLLANVVESAERQAGIA; from the coding sequence ATGACACAGTCCACCGCACAGATCCTTGACGGCAAGGCCACCGCCGCAGCCATCAAGGCAGAACTGACCACTCGCGTTTCCGTCCTGGCCGCCAAGGGAATCGTCCCCGGCCTGGGCACCATCCTGGTGGGCTCGGACCCCGGCAGTACCTGGTACGTCGGCGGCAAGCACAAGGACTGCGCCGAGGTTGGCATCCAGTCCATCCGCCGCGACCTCCCCGAGGACATCAGCCAGGAAGACCTCCTGGAGGTTGTCCGCGAGCTCAACGACAACCCCGAATGCACTGGCTACATCGTCCAGCTTCCGCTTCCCAAACACATTGACCAGGACGTCATCCTGGAAGCCATGGACCCGGACAAGGACGCCGACGGCCTGCACCCCATGAACCTTGGCCGCCTGGTGGCCAACGTGAACGGCGAGATGAAGTCCCCGCTGCCCTGCACGCCCAAGGGCTGTGTGGAGTTGCTCCGCCGCCACAACATCGAACTCAAGGGCAAGCGTGTCCTGGTGGTTGGCCGCGGCGTCACCATCGGCCGCCCCATCGGCCTCCTGTTGACCCGTAAGGAAGTCAACGCCACGGTCATCCTGGCCCACACCGGAACGGTGGACCTGCCCGCAGAACTCAAGCAGGCCGACGTCGTGATTGCCGCTGCCGGCGTGCCGCACATGATCAAGGCTGAAGACCTCAAGCCGGGCGCAATCGTGCTCGACGTCGGCGTCAGCCGCGTGGACGATGGCAACGGTAAAGCTGTTGTCACCGGAGACGTGGATCCGGCCGCTGCCGACGTCGCCGCCTGGCTGTCCCCGAACCCGGGCGGCGTGGGTCCGATGACCCGTGCCATGCTGCTCGCTAACGTCGTGGAGAGCGCAGAGCGCCAGGCAGGCATCGCCTAG
- a CDS encoding class I SAM-dependent methyltransferase: protein MHGIPEADHEADLAAFYDRQAPVRNTRALTPHRVQCREWFIRLLKTEHRHSLFELGCGTGVEGVEFVLAGLHYTGVDLSSESVHVACSAGLEASVASGRSLPFADSVFSAVWTMSTLLHVPNSGIHDVVRELARVAAPGAPIAVGLWSGEDCEVLNPEDLDEPRRFFSRRSDDTVRRTFGEHGSIEHFRTWPEGVGVESGPGAGNWVQHYQFLVLRTPAPNCDLLGK from the coding sequence ATGCACGGCATTCCCGAGGCCGACCACGAAGCAGACCTGGCCGCCTTCTACGACCGCCAGGCTCCGGTCCGGAACACCCGTGCGCTGACGCCGCATCGGGTTCAGTGCCGGGAGTGGTTCATCCGGCTGCTGAAGACCGAACACCGGCATTCATTGTTCGAGCTCGGATGCGGCACGGGTGTTGAGGGCGTGGAGTTTGTCCTGGCAGGGCTGCACTACACCGGCGTGGACTTGTCCTCGGAGAGCGTTCACGTGGCGTGCTCGGCCGGGCTGGAGGCGTCGGTTGCGAGCGGGCGCAGCCTGCCGTTTGCGGATTCCGTGTTCTCGGCCGTGTGGACCATGAGCACTCTGCTTCATGTCCCCAACAGCGGAATTCACGACGTCGTCCGCGAACTGGCGCGGGTCGCCGCACCTGGTGCGCCAATCGCCGTCGGGCTCTGGTCAGGTGAGGACTGCGAGGTCCTCAACCCGGAGGACCTCGACGAACCGCGGCGGTTCTTCAGCCGCCGCAGTGACGACACCGTGCGCCGGACCTTTGGTGAGCACGGCTCGATCGAGCATTTCCGGACGTGGCCTGAGGGTGTGGGAGTGGAGTCCGGTCCCGGCGCGGGCAACTGGGTCCAGCACTACCAATTCCTGGTCCTCCGCACCCCCGCACCCAACTGCGACCTACTTGGGAAGTAG
- a CDS encoding gamma carbonic anhydrase family protein, with protein MAPSYTFAGDTPAIHESAFVAPTASIIGKATLAQDSSAFYGVSVRADTAAINVGAGSNLQDNVVLHADPGFPCSVGERVSVGHSAVVHGCTVEDDCLIGMSATILNGAVIGTGSLIAAGALVLEGTVIPPRSLVAGVPAKVRRELTDEEFEGVKHNAAHYKELAAAHREMHA; from the coding sequence ATGGCCCCCTCATACACTTTCGCCGGAGACACCCCGGCCATCCATGAATCCGCCTTCGTTGCGCCCACTGCGTCCATCATCGGCAAGGCAACATTGGCCCAGGACTCCAGCGCCTTCTACGGCGTCTCCGTCCGCGCAGACACAGCCGCCATCAACGTCGGCGCCGGTTCCAACCTCCAGGACAATGTGGTCCTGCACGCTGACCCTGGCTTCCCGTGCAGCGTCGGCGAGCGCGTCTCCGTGGGGCACAGCGCCGTGGTCCACGGCTGCACTGTGGAGGACGACTGCCTGATCGGCATGAGCGCCACCATACTCAACGGCGCAGTGATTGGCACGGGCTCGCTCATTGCCGCCGGCGCCTTGGTCCTGGAAGGCACGGTCATTCCGCCCCGCTCCCTCGTGGCCGGAGTTCCCGCCAAGGTCCGCCGTGAACTCACGGACGAGGAATTCGAGGGCGTGAAGCACAACGCAGCCCACTACAAGGAACTCGCGGCGGCGCACCGGGAAATGCACGCCTAA
- a CDS encoding PucR family transcriptional regulator ligand-binding domain-containing protein, whose amino-acid sequence MSPEPATARLSFVTLEQFLEQLPPELKLLHDGGSGASLLRWVEPSELEDPTPYLPEGEFLLTAGLPFLGKGGSAAKVDAYVQRLVDAKVAALGFGIRPYFDAVPDALVDACRRHNLTLFEVPESLPFAAIGLEFSQLLESDNARVFRQLADTNRQLMRAVLSPRPEHELLAALVQRVPVWAVLVGADGRVRARGHNTGGQGASGHHAGGSTGVEHSLLAPMLERLLSGSGPRVEMDGFDQPGSALVFGHPLRSTKDANLGALILGSDTPLTPAQNNVVQSAVGLLELLVRQRTSGSLAPSQLATAVLLHPDSITSGGTKHVNGLKDLVAQSLSSTRSAQMRVVQGVRVDGAADDGPVRELLQWRRLFDTKLVEITEYGFAAITRLKVDDSLLADVEKLGWRLVIGEPAELTGLTAAYQRASSLRSRVVTTGKSARVDEVTWSVAGLLGREAGTLLAERLLAPVLALEADRRDPLLSVLRGWLSENGSWDGSAKLLGLHRNSVRRQIGVLGELLDMDLNQAQVRAELWFALQYVDELVDSTDLAGTT is encoded by the coding sequence ATGTCGCCTGAGCCCGCCACCGCCCGCCTGAGCTTCGTCACGCTCGAACAGTTCCTGGAGCAGCTGCCGCCGGAGTTGAAACTACTTCACGACGGCGGCAGCGGCGCCTCGCTGCTCCGGTGGGTGGAGCCCAGTGAGCTTGAGGACCCCACGCCATACCTGCCGGAGGGTGAGTTCCTCCTGACCGCCGGGCTGCCTTTCCTTGGGAAAGGTGGCTCGGCGGCGAAGGTGGATGCCTACGTCCAGCGGCTGGTGGATGCGAAGGTGGCGGCGCTGGGCTTCGGGATCAGGCCCTATTTCGACGCCGTTCCCGACGCTTTGGTGGATGCCTGCCGCCGGCACAACCTCACCTTGTTCGAAGTTCCGGAATCACTGCCGTTCGCGGCGATCGGGCTGGAATTCTCCCAACTCCTGGAATCGGACAACGCGAGGGTCTTCCGGCAACTGGCCGACACCAACCGACAGCTCATGCGGGCGGTCCTCTCCCCCAGGCCCGAGCACGAACTGCTCGCGGCCCTGGTTCAACGGGTGCCTGTGTGGGCTGTCCTTGTTGGCGCGGACGGGCGGGTCCGGGCGCGCGGGCACAACACCGGCGGGCAGGGAGCCTCCGGGCACCATGCCGGCGGCAGCACCGGCGTCGAGCATTCTTTGTTGGCGCCGATGCTGGAGCGGCTGTTGTCCGGCAGCGGTCCGCGGGTGGAGATGGACGGTTTTGACCAGCCGGGATCGGCATTGGTGTTCGGTCATCCTCTGCGCAGCACCAAGGACGCGAACTTGGGTGCACTGATCCTCGGCTCGGATACGCCACTGACGCCGGCCCAGAACAACGTGGTGCAGTCGGCTGTGGGGTTGCTGGAGCTGCTGGTGCGGCAGCGGACCAGCGGTTCGCTTGCTCCGAGCCAGTTGGCTACGGCGGTTCTGCTGCATCCGGATTCGATAACCTCCGGCGGGACCAAGCATGTCAACGGGCTGAAGGACCTGGTGGCGCAGAGTCTCTCCTCCACCCGCTCGGCACAGATGCGAGTGGTTCAAGGCGTCAGGGTGGACGGTGCTGCCGACGACGGGCCCGTCCGCGAGCTGCTGCAGTGGCGGAGGCTGTTCGACACCAAGCTCGTAGAGATCACCGAGTACGGCTTCGCTGCGATCACACGGCTGAAGGTGGATGACTCCCTGCTGGCCGATGTTGAGAAACTCGGGTGGCGCCTGGTGATCGGCGAACCCGCGGAACTCACCGGTCTTACGGCCGCCTACCAGCGAGCTAGTTCGCTTCGGAGTCGAGTTGTTACCACCGGCAAGAGCGCCCGCGTGGATGAGGTGACGTGGTCCGTTGCCGGACTTTTGGGGCGCGAGGCGGGAACCCTGCTGGCCGAGCGGCTCCTGGCGCCCGTGCTCGCGTTGGAAGCTGATCGGCGGGACCCGCTGTTGAGCGTGCTGCGGGGATGGCTCAGCGAAAACGGCAGTTGGGACGGTTCCGCCAAGCTGCTGGGATTGCACAGAAACAGTGTGCGGCGGCAGATCGGCGTGCTCGGCGAACTGCTGGACATGGACCTCAACCAGGCGCAGGTGCGTGCTGAGTTGTGGTTCGCGTTGCAGTACGTGGACGAGCTGGTGGACTCCACGGATCTGGCGGGCACCACCTAG
- the purU gene encoding formyltetrahydrofolate deformylase — protein sequence MTESTAFVVTLSCPDRPGIVHAVAGALLEAGCNIADSQQYGSPSTGNFFMRVEASTSSSQDELATALRPVAESFGMTWQINPVGEKVRTIILCSKDAHCLNDLLFQQRTGTLPIDVPAIVSNHRDLESLAEFYGIPFHHIPVTPETKPQAEAELLKLIAEHDVELTVLARYMQVLSNDLCTELNGKAINIHHSFLPSFKGAKPYHQAHARGVKIIGATAHYVTADLDEGPIIEQEVIRVDHARTAAQFVQMGRDVEGRTLTQAVQWHAEHRVLLDGTRTVVFN from the coding sequence GTGACTGAATCCACCGCTTTCGTAGTAACACTTTCCTGCCCCGACCGCCCCGGCATCGTCCACGCGGTAGCCGGAGCCCTGCTGGAGGCCGGCTGCAATATCGCCGATTCCCAGCAGTACGGAAGCCCCAGCACAGGCAACTTTTTCATGCGCGTGGAGGCATCGACGTCGTCCTCCCAGGACGAACTGGCCACCGCGCTGCGTCCTGTAGCCGAATCGTTCGGTATGACCTGGCAGATCAATCCTGTTGGCGAAAAGGTCCGCACCATCATCCTGTGCTCCAAGGACGCGCACTGCCTGAACGACCTCCTGTTCCAGCAGCGCACCGGCACCCTGCCCATCGACGTGCCGGCCATCGTGTCCAACCACCGGGACCTTGAGTCGTTGGCGGAGTTCTACGGCATTCCGTTCCACCACATCCCAGTGACGCCGGAAACCAAGCCGCAGGCCGAGGCGGAGCTCCTGAAGCTCATCGCCGAACACGACGTGGAACTGACCGTCCTGGCCCGGTACATGCAGGTCCTCTCCAACGATCTCTGCACGGAGTTGAACGGCAAGGCCATCAACATCCACCACTCGTTCCTTCCCTCCTTCAAGGGCGCCAAGCCGTACCACCAGGCCCACGCCCGCGGTGTGAAGATCATCGGCGCCACCGCCCACTATGTGACGGCGGACCTGGACGAGGGGCCGATCATCGAGCAGGAAGTCATCCGCGTTGACCACGCCCGCACAGCTGCACAGTTTGTCCAGATGGGCCGCGACGTCGAAGGCCGTACGCTGACCCAAGCAGTTCAGTGGCACGCCGAACACCGCGTGCTCCTGGACGGCACCCGGACCGTGGTGTTCAACTAG
- a CDS encoding NAD(P)/FAD-dependent oxidoreductase produces the protein MTIATELPLVEAPADAAAQAPITMLNPDFPFSYDHYLAHPDGLGSVPEELYGTEVAIIGAGLSGLVTAYELMKLGLKPVIYEADQIGGRLRTASFPSAPGVVADLGGMRFPVSGKAFYHYVDLLGLNTNEFPNPMAPATSSTVIELAGKKHYATTAEELPEFFREVAEAWKAAVNDGAAFAEMQEAIKARDTKRIKELWNALLPELDEQTFYGFIAASKSFKEAGFAHREAFGQVGFGTGGWDTDFPNSILEILRVVYTDADDQHRSIAGGAQRLPEALWNHAPSNLTYWPEGTSLASLHSGSPRGAVDNIRRAENGDLLVRENWGREATYQAVVTTCQSWLLSTRIHTEEALFPAELWTAIERSHYMQSSKTFVMVDRPFWKDIDPETGREVLSMTLTDRLNRATYLLDDGPDKPAVMLLSYTWNDDALKWLALSAEERVKLMLHSLQQIYPGVDIASHIVGQPITVSWEADPNFMGAFKANLPGHYRYQQRLFTHFKQDQLPESQRGIFLAGDDVSFTAGWAEGAVTTGLNAVWGVVNHLGGSSVAGNPGPGDLLDELGPISLD, from the coding sequence ATGACCATCGCCACTGAACTTCCGCTCGTCGAAGCCCCCGCGGACGCGGCAGCCCAAGCACCCATCACCATGCTGAACCCGGACTTTCCCTTCAGCTATGACCACTATCTGGCGCACCCGGACGGCTTGGGCTCAGTCCCCGAGGAGCTCTACGGCACGGAGGTGGCCATCATCGGCGCCGGCCTGTCCGGGCTGGTCACGGCGTATGAACTCATGAAGCTCGGCCTCAAGCCGGTCATCTACGAGGCCGACCAAATCGGTGGCCGACTCCGGACGGCCAGCTTCCCCTCGGCTCCCGGCGTCGTGGCGGACCTTGGCGGCATGCGGTTCCCGGTGTCCGGCAAGGCCTTCTACCACTACGTGGACCTGCTCGGCTTGAACACGAACGAGTTCCCCAACCCCATGGCGCCGGCAACGTCCAGCACCGTGATCGAGCTGGCGGGCAAGAAGCACTACGCCACGACGGCCGAGGAACTTCCTGAGTTCTTCCGCGAAGTGGCAGAGGCCTGGAAGGCGGCAGTCAACGACGGCGCAGCCTTCGCCGAAATGCAGGAAGCCATCAAGGCCCGTGACACCAAGCGGATCAAGGAACTCTGGAACGCGCTGCTCCCGGAGCTCGATGAACAGACCTTCTACGGCTTCATCGCGGCCAGCAAGTCCTTCAAGGAAGCGGGCTTCGCGCACCGAGAGGCCTTCGGGCAAGTGGGTTTCGGCACCGGCGGCTGGGACACCGACTTCCCCAACTCCATCCTCGAAATCCTCCGCGTGGTCTACACCGACGCGGACGACCAGCACCGCTCCATCGCGGGAGGAGCGCAAAGGCTCCCCGAGGCACTCTGGAACCACGCGCCGTCGAACCTTACTTACTGGCCGGAAGGCACCTCGCTGGCGTCACTGCACTCCGGATCGCCCCGCGGTGCCGTGGACAACATCCGCCGCGCAGAGAACGGCGACCTCCTGGTCCGCGAAAACTGGGGTCGCGAAGCCACTTACCAGGCCGTGGTGACCACGTGCCAGTCCTGGCTGCTGTCCACGCGCATCCACACGGAGGAAGCGCTGTTCCCGGCAGAGCTGTGGACCGCTATCGAGCGCTCGCACTACATGCAGTCATCCAAGACGTTCGTGATGGTGGACCGGCCGTTCTGGAAGGACATCGACCCGGAGACCGGGCGGGAAGTCCTGTCCATGACGCTCACCGACCGCCTCAACCGGGCAACGTACTTGCTCGACGACGGCCCGGACAAGCCCGCTGTCATGCTCCTGTCCTACACGTGGAACGATGACGCGCTGAAGTGGCTGGCCCTGAGCGCTGAGGAGCGGGTCAAGCTGATGCTGCATTCGCTGCAGCAGATCTACCCGGGTGTGGACATCGCCAGCCACATCGTTGGGCAGCCGATCACTGTGTCATGGGAGGCCGACCCCAACTTCATGGGCGCCTTCAAGGCCAACCTGCCGGGCCATTACCGGTACCAGCAGCGTCTGTTCACACACTTCAAGCAGGATCAGCTGCCGGAGAGCCAGCGTGGCATCTTCCTCGCCGGGGATGATGTTTCCTTCACCGCCGGTTGGGCAGAGGGTGCCGTGACCACCGGCCTCAACGCAGTGTGGGGCGTGGTGAACCACCTGGGTGGCTCCTCCGTTGCCGGGAACCCGGGACCGGGTGACCTGCTGGACGAACTGGGCCCGATTTCCCTGGACTGA